One genomic segment of Helianthus annuus cultivar XRQ/B chromosome 14, HanXRQr2.0-SUNRISE, whole genome shotgun sequence includes these proteins:
- the LOC110908699 gene encoding uncharacterized protein LOC110908699 isoform X2, with the protein MTFMCTDTTIIQTEPIPLTDNRQYKSNLNHPWRQPLSLTDDRQRFRLQEILVATNDFSDENLITEGALGKVYKGKLFWNENWKNFMVRKLDCRYGQGDELQTEFSMVKSLKHKNIISILGYNDESNEKIIVYEQAVHGTLDQHLTDPSLTWLQRLKICLGVARALSYIHYDIIHCDINSSKIFLDEDWEPKIYGFELSTKYPQSWKHRLLYSHYFNTDNYMTPEYDVYSFGVLLLEVLCGRKPMITNDVIKEVIDEFIDPHLRKQANAQSLALFKHITDNCLNRQLVHRPTMDKIVKELEDVLELQQNSIAPHEDTTFNNLKVDFLKIPLIEIKRATNYFHDDYSIGSGGYGTVYKAELDVLDIQSLSSMEGKCKDELPKINKVVAIKRILRREDEQDKQGFLSEIKLLTSCKHPNIVSLLGFSREDDEMILVYEYAFKGSLSDYLRNNNLTWVQRIQICLEIAHAINYIHTDMEGKPRIIHRDIKSDNILLDANLHAKVADFGLSTFHPLMQQASTIYTQNIAGTMVYMDPEYLETGKYKRESDIYSFGVVLFEVLSGSMAYDAIYIAKNETGLAHIARRRFNEGTLKELMDPKMIKEDVDCNFTLNRGPNQTSFNTFSEVAYRCLAETQARRPTMKVVIKELQKALELQGETMVLSKFQLSDIELATENFAATYCIGLDTERKVYKAELDHFGNSISSSTEGMNNGEPSKKRITVAIKCIINSESGRGKQAFFEELEKRTSYKHPNIVSLIGFCYEVDKMILVYEHASKSSLDDYLKSVDGMKNYTWTQRLHMCLEIARGLNHLHTSPQRIIHGDIKSATILLGMNHEAKIAYYGISKHRTNQEVGMEVYADPEYETTGKLERHSDVYSFGVVLFEIFCGRVAYSPVYMKDNEKGLAPIARMCVNDGSIERIIDPKLIEETDDDILTSNRRPNNDSLNRFLKVACQCLGEAANRATMQMVINELEIALNFHDSEDYKEIIQMSKNPEIYSTTNRKDIYDILSKGILIQEDKVWFSLGSKGERNEMVSASQFSFENRWSHKWHSLPESRFDKVAELLNISNLNMQIQISSRSLSLGIKYGVHLVFKFHGARKNVANRMYVNLTYKMGNETLHAYFATWREDEWMSIELYRFLNHKESDTDFEFLIKSFSRCYCGNRAIYVEGIELRAIDNEENILTEVPQVPQSTLHMNQMQQLPINDYPLDICSIFTQTLLKLFRWRNEGKQYYMLSANEAFCHSFNAKRFHWKSTTKSRFQKVAELLSTQEFLIKCKIESRMLLQDTEYSCYLVFKLSEKCSGLHCPVMVRDLHQQKNKQMVRDLHQQKNKQSEVVYFRSPKPWNIGRVPQEREDGWMEVCVWKFKSNNELQNDRNSINLEFENYEGMMSGLIVCGLEFRLM; encoded by the exons AGATTCAGGCTTCAAGAGATATTAGTTGCCACCAACGATTTTTCTGATGAAAATCTCATTACGGAAGGTGCACTAGGAAAGGTGTACAAAGGTAAACTCTTCTGGAATGAGAATTGGAAGAATTTTATGGTACGGAAGTTAGATTGTAGGTATGGGCAAGGAGACGAGTTGCAGACTGAGTTTTCAATGGTCAAGAGTCTCAAACATAAAAATATCATTTCAATATTGGGGTACAATGATGAGAGTAATGAAAAGATCATCGTTTACGAGCAAGCAGTTCACGGAACTCTTGACCAACATCTAACTGATCCAAGTCTCACATGGCTTCAAAGACTTAAAATATGTTTAGGTGTAGCACGTGCACTGAGTTACATCCATTATGATATCATACATTGCGACATCAATAGCTCTAAAATATTTTTAGATGAAGATTGGGAACCCAAGATATATGGTTTTGAACTTTCCACAAAATATCCTCAAAGTTGGAAGCATCGTCTTCTCTACTCTCACTATTTCAACACCGATAATTATATGACACCTGAATATGACGTTTACTCATTTGGTGTGTTGTTGCTTGAAGTCCTTTGTGGGAGGAAACCAATGATTACAAATGATGTTATTAAGGAAGTGATAGATGAGTTCATTGATCCTCATTTAAGGAAACAAGCTAACGCACAATCGTTGGCACTCTTCAAACACATAACTGATAATTGCTTGAATCGACAACTTGTGCATCGTCCAACTATGGATAAGATTGTTAAGGAACTTGAGGATGTGTTGGAACTTCAACAAAACTCAATCGCTCCACATGAAGATACAACATTCAACAACTTGAAG GTGGATTTTTTGAAGATCCCACTAATCGAAATAAAGCGAGCCACAAATTATTTCCATGACGACTACTCTATTGGCTCTGGCGGGTATGGTACAGTGTACAAAGCTGAACTTGATGTTTTAGATATTCAAAGTTTGTCATCTATGGAAGGAAAGTGTAAAGATGAGCTTCCCAAGATAAACAAAGTTGTAGCTATAAAACGTATTTTACGTAGAGAAGATGAGCAAGATAAACAAGGATTTTTATCAGAAATTAAATTGCTTACTAGTTGTAAGCATCCGAATATAGTGTCTCTTCTTGGCTTTTCTAGAGAAGATGATGAAATGATTCTTGTTTATGAGTATGCTTTTAAAGGAAGCCTTAGTGATTATTTAAGAAACAATAATCTTACTTGGGTTCAAAGAATACAAATTTGCCTTGAAATTGCACATGCAATTAATTACATTCACACCGACATGGAGGGAAAACCTAGGATAATTCATCGAGACATAAAGAGTGATAACATTTTATTAGATGCAAATTTGCATGCAAAGGTTGCCGACTTCGGGCTCTCAACATTCCATCCTTTGATGCAGCAAGCTAGCACTATCTATACACAAAATATCGCTGGGACAATGGTTTATATGGATCCAGAGTATTTGGAAACGGGTAAGTATAAAAGGGAATCTGATATTTACTCATTTGGAGTAGTGTTATTTGAGGTCCTATCCGGGAGTATGGCCTATGACGCAATTTACATTGCCAAAAATGAGACAGGCCTTGCACATATTGCAAGGCGGCGCTTCAACGAGGGAACATTAAAGGAATTGATGGATCCCAAAATGATTAAAGAAGATGTTGATTGTAATTTTACATTAAATAGAGGACCCAATCAAACTTCTTTCAACACATTTTCTGAAGTTGCATATCGATGTTTGGCGGAAACTCAAGCTAGGCGTCCAACCATGAAAGTCGTCATCAAGGAACTTCAAAAGGCACTAGAATTGCAA GGGGAAACCATGGTACTCTCAAAGTTTCAGCTCAGTGATATAGAATTGGCTACCGAGAACTTTGCTGCAACATACTGTATTGGTTTAGACACAGAGAGGAAGGTGTACAAAGCTGAACTTGATCATTTTGGCAACAGTATTTCGTCTTCAACTGAAGGGATGAATAATGGTGAACCATCCAAGAAGCGCATCACCGTAGCTATAAAATGCATCATTAATAGCGAAAGCGGGCGCGGAAAACAAGCATTCTTTGAAGAACTTGAAAAGCGTACCAGTTATAAGCATCCCAACATTGTCTCTCTTATCGGCTTTTGTTACGAAGTTGATAAAATGATCCTTGTCTACGAGCATGCTTCTAAGAGCAGCCTTGATGACTATTTGAAAAGCGTTGACGGCATGAAGAATTATACATGGACCCAGCGTTTACACATGTGCCTTGAGATTGCACGTGGACTCAATCACCTTCACACCAGCCCACAAAGGATAATCCATGGTGACATAAAGAGTGCCACCATTCTGCTAGGCATGAACCACGAGGCAAAAATTGCTTACTATGGGATCTCCAAACACCGTACGAATCAAGAGGTAGGCATGGAAGTGTATGCTGATCCAGAATATGAAACTACAGGTAAGCTGGAAAGACATTCTGATGTTTACTCTTTTGGAGTTGTTCTTTTTGAAATCTTTTGTGGGAGGGTGGCATACAGTCCAGTTTACATGAAAGATAATGAGAAAGGGCTTGCGCCCATTGCACGCATGTGTGTCAATGATGGAAGCATAGAGAGGATCATAGATCCGAAACTAATTGAAGAAACTGATGATGACATTctcacttcaaatagaagacccAATAATGATTCTTTGAACAGATTTTTAAAAGTTGCATGTCAATGTTTGGGGGAAGCTGCTAACCGTGCTACAATGCAAATGGTGATCAATGAGCTTGAGATAGCACTGAACTTTCAT GATAGTGAAGACTATAAAGAAATAATCCAGATGTCAAAAAACCCTGAAATCTACTCTACCACAAATAGAAAGGATATTTATGACATTCTCTCCAAAGGAATCCTCATTCAAGAGGACAAAGTG tGGTTTTCACTCGGAAGTAAGGGAGAAAGAAACGAAATGGTATCAGCAAGCCAATTTTCATTCGAAAATCGTTGGTCACATAAGTGGCATTCACTTCCAGAATCAAG ATTTGATAAAGTGGCCGAGTTGTTGAATATTTCGAATCTAAATATGCAAATACAAATAAGTAGTCGATCTTTATCCTTGGGTATCAAGTATGGTGTTCATCTTGTCTTCAAATTTCATGGTGCAAGAAAAAACGTAGCTAACCGGATGTATGTGAACCTAACTTACAAAATGGGAAATGAAACTTTGCATGCATATTTTGCAACATGGAGAGAAGATGAGTGGATGAGTATTGAATTGTATCGTTTCTTGAATCATAAGGAATCAGATACTGACTTTGAGTTTCTAATAAAGAGCTTTTCACGATGCTATTGTGGAAACCGTGCAATTTATGTTGAAGGCATCGAGTTGCGAGCCATTGACAAT GAAGAAAACATCTTAACGGAAGTCCCACAAGTCCCGCAGTCAACCTTACACATGAATCAGATGCAACAGTTGCCGATTAATGATTATCCTTTGGATATTTGTAGCATATTCACTCAAACACTTTTGAAGTTGTTCAGGTGGAGGAACGAGGGGAAACAATATTACATGCTTTCAGCAAATGAGGCCTTTTGTCACTCTTTTAACGCGAAGCGTTTTCATTGGAAGTCCACAACCAAGTCAAGATTTCAAAAGGTGGCTGAGCTTTTATCAACACAAGAGTTTCTTATCAAGTGCAAGATTGAAAGTAGAATGTTGTTGCAAGATACAGAATATAGTTGTTACCTTGTGTTCAAGCTTTCGGAGAAGTGTTCTGGGTTGCATTGTCCAGTGATGGTGCGAGATCTGCATCAGCAGAAAAATAAACAGATGGTGCGAGATCTGCATCAGCAGAAAAATAAACAGAGTGAAGTTGTTTATTTTAGATCCCCGAAGCCTTGGAATATAGGTCGGGTTCCTCAAGAGAGGGAAGATGGATGGATGGAGGTTTGTGTGTGGAAATTCAAATCAAATAACGAGCTTCAAAATGATCGTAATTCTATAAATTTGGAATTTGAAAATTATGAGGGAATGATGTCCGGCCTTATTGTATGTGGCCTTGAGTTTCGCCTCATGTAA
- the LOC110908699 gene encoding uncharacterized protein LOC110908699 isoform X4: MTFMCTDTTIIQTEPIPLTDNRQRFRLQEILVATNDFSDENLITEGALGKVYKGKLFWNENWKNFMVRKLDCRYGQGDELQTEFSMVKSLKHKNIISILGYNDESNEKIIVYEQAVHGTLDQHLTDPSLTWLQRLKICLGVARALSYIHYDIIHCDINSSKIFLDEDWEPKIYGFELSTKYPQSWKHRLLYSHYFNTDNYMTPEYDVYSFGVLLLEVLCGRKPMITNDVIKEVIDEFIDPHLRKQANAQSLALFKHITDNCLNRQLVHRPTMDKIVKELEDVLELQQNSIAPHEDTTFNNLKVDFLKIPLIEIKRATNYFHDDYSIGSGGYGTVYKAELDVLDIQSLSSMEGKCKDELPKINKVVAIKRILRREDEQDKQGFLSEIKLLTSCKHPNIVSLLGFSREDDEMILVYEYAFKGSLSDYLRNNNLTWVQRIQICLEIAHAINYIHTDMEGKPRIIHRDIKSDNILLDANLHAKVADFGLSTFHPLMQQASTIYTQNIAGTMVYMDPEYLETGKYKRESDIYSFGVVLFEVLSGSMAYDAIYIAKNETGLAHIARRRFNEGTLKELMDPKMIKEDVDCNFTLNRGPNQTSFNTFSEVAYRCLAETQARRPTMKVVIKELQKALELQGETMVLSKFQLSDIELATENFAATYCIGLDTERKVYKAELDHFGNSISSSTEGMNNGEPSKKRITVAIKCIINSESGRGKQAFFEELEKRTSYKHPNIVSLIGFCYEVDKMILVYEHASKSSLDDYLKSVDGMKNYTWTQRLHMCLEIARGLNHLHTSPQRIIHGDIKSATILLGMNHEAKIAYYGISKHRTNQEVGMEVYADPEYETTGKLERHSDVYSFGVVLFEIFCGRVAYSPVYMKDNEKGLAPIARMCVNDGSIERIIDPKLIEETDDDILTSNRRPNNDSLNRFLKVACQCLGEAANRATMQMVINELEIALNFHDSEDYKEIIQMSKNPEIYSTTNRKDIYDILSKGILIQEDKVWFSLGSKGERNEMVSASQFSFENRWSHKWHSLPESRFDKVAELLNISNLNMQIQISSRSLSLGIKYGVHLVFKFHGARKNVANRMYVNLTYKMGNETLHAYFATWREDEWMSIELYRFLNHKESDTDFEFLIKSFSRCYCGNRAIYVEGIELRAIDNEENILTEVPQVPQSTLHMNQMQQLPINDYPLDICSIFTQTLLKLFRWRNEGKQYYMLSANEAFCHSFNAKRFHWKSTTKSRFQKVAELLSTQEFLIKCKIESRMLLQDTEYSCYLVFKLSEKCSGLHCPVMVRDLHQQKNKQMVRDLHQQKNKQSEVVYFRSPKPWNIGRVPQEREDGWMEVCVWKFKSNNELQNDRNSINLEFENYEGMMSGLIVCGLEFRLM, from the exons AGATTCAGGCTTCAAGAGATATTAGTTGCCACCAACGATTTTTCTGATGAAAATCTCATTACGGAAGGTGCACTAGGAAAGGTGTACAAAGGTAAACTCTTCTGGAATGAGAATTGGAAGAATTTTATGGTACGGAAGTTAGATTGTAGGTATGGGCAAGGAGACGAGTTGCAGACTGAGTTTTCAATGGTCAAGAGTCTCAAACATAAAAATATCATTTCAATATTGGGGTACAATGATGAGAGTAATGAAAAGATCATCGTTTACGAGCAAGCAGTTCACGGAACTCTTGACCAACATCTAACTGATCCAAGTCTCACATGGCTTCAAAGACTTAAAATATGTTTAGGTGTAGCACGTGCACTGAGTTACATCCATTATGATATCATACATTGCGACATCAATAGCTCTAAAATATTTTTAGATGAAGATTGGGAACCCAAGATATATGGTTTTGAACTTTCCACAAAATATCCTCAAAGTTGGAAGCATCGTCTTCTCTACTCTCACTATTTCAACACCGATAATTATATGACACCTGAATATGACGTTTACTCATTTGGTGTGTTGTTGCTTGAAGTCCTTTGTGGGAGGAAACCAATGATTACAAATGATGTTATTAAGGAAGTGATAGATGAGTTCATTGATCCTCATTTAAGGAAACAAGCTAACGCACAATCGTTGGCACTCTTCAAACACATAACTGATAATTGCTTGAATCGACAACTTGTGCATCGTCCAACTATGGATAAGATTGTTAAGGAACTTGAGGATGTGTTGGAACTTCAACAAAACTCAATCGCTCCACATGAAGATACAACATTCAACAACTTGAAG GTGGATTTTTTGAAGATCCCACTAATCGAAATAAAGCGAGCCACAAATTATTTCCATGACGACTACTCTATTGGCTCTGGCGGGTATGGTACAGTGTACAAAGCTGAACTTGATGTTTTAGATATTCAAAGTTTGTCATCTATGGAAGGAAAGTGTAAAGATGAGCTTCCCAAGATAAACAAAGTTGTAGCTATAAAACGTATTTTACGTAGAGAAGATGAGCAAGATAAACAAGGATTTTTATCAGAAATTAAATTGCTTACTAGTTGTAAGCATCCGAATATAGTGTCTCTTCTTGGCTTTTCTAGAGAAGATGATGAAATGATTCTTGTTTATGAGTATGCTTTTAAAGGAAGCCTTAGTGATTATTTAAGAAACAATAATCTTACTTGGGTTCAAAGAATACAAATTTGCCTTGAAATTGCACATGCAATTAATTACATTCACACCGACATGGAGGGAAAACCTAGGATAATTCATCGAGACATAAAGAGTGATAACATTTTATTAGATGCAAATTTGCATGCAAAGGTTGCCGACTTCGGGCTCTCAACATTCCATCCTTTGATGCAGCAAGCTAGCACTATCTATACACAAAATATCGCTGGGACAATGGTTTATATGGATCCAGAGTATTTGGAAACGGGTAAGTATAAAAGGGAATCTGATATTTACTCATTTGGAGTAGTGTTATTTGAGGTCCTATCCGGGAGTATGGCCTATGACGCAATTTACATTGCCAAAAATGAGACAGGCCTTGCACATATTGCAAGGCGGCGCTTCAACGAGGGAACATTAAAGGAATTGATGGATCCCAAAATGATTAAAGAAGATGTTGATTGTAATTTTACATTAAATAGAGGACCCAATCAAACTTCTTTCAACACATTTTCTGAAGTTGCATATCGATGTTTGGCGGAAACTCAAGCTAGGCGTCCAACCATGAAAGTCGTCATCAAGGAACTTCAAAAGGCACTAGAATTGCAA GGGGAAACCATGGTACTCTCAAAGTTTCAGCTCAGTGATATAGAATTGGCTACCGAGAACTTTGCTGCAACATACTGTATTGGTTTAGACACAGAGAGGAAGGTGTACAAAGCTGAACTTGATCATTTTGGCAACAGTATTTCGTCTTCAACTGAAGGGATGAATAATGGTGAACCATCCAAGAAGCGCATCACCGTAGCTATAAAATGCATCATTAATAGCGAAAGCGGGCGCGGAAAACAAGCATTCTTTGAAGAACTTGAAAAGCGTACCAGTTATAAGCATCCCAACATTGTCTCTCTTATCGGCTTTTGTTACGAAGTTGATAAAATGATCCTTGTCTACGAGCATGCTTCTAAGAGCAGCCTTGATGACTATTTGAAAAGCGTTGACGGCATGAAGAATTATACATGGACCCAGCGTTTACACATGTGCCTTGAGATTGCACGTGGACTCAATCACCTTCACACCAGCCCACAAAGGATAATCCATGGTGACATAAAGAGTGCCACCATTCTGCTAGGCATGAACCACGAGGCAAAAATTGCTTACTATGGGATCTCCAAACACCGTACGAATCAAGAGGTAGGCATGGAAGTGTATGCTGATCCAGAATATGAAACTACAGGTAAGCTGGAAAGACATTCTGATGTTTACTCTTTTGGAGTTGTTCTTTTTGAAATCTTTTGTGGGAGGGTGGCATACAGTCCAGTTTACATGAAAGATAATGAGAAAGGGCTTGCGCCCATTGCACGCATGTGTGTCAATGATGGAAGCATAGAGAGGATCATAGATCCGAAACTAATTGAAGAAACTGATGATGACATTctcacttcaaatagaagacccAATAATGATTCTTTGAACAGATTTTTAAAAGTTGCATGTCAATGTTTGGGGGAAGCTGCTAACCGTGCTACAATGCAAATGGTGATCAATGAGCTTGAGATAGCACTGAACTTTCAT GATAGTGAAGACTATAAAGAAATAATCCAGATGTCAAAAAACCCTGAAATCTACTCTACCACAAATAGAAAGGATATTTATGACATTCTCTCCAAAGGAATCCTCATTCAAGAGGACAAAGTG tGGTTTTCACTCGGAAGTAAGGGAGAAAGAAACGAAATGGTATCAGCAAGCCAATTTTCATTCGAAAATCGTTGGTCACATAAGTGGCATTCACTTCCAGAATCAAG ATTTGATAAAGTGGCCGAGTTGTTGAATATTTCGAATCTAAATATGCAAATACAAATAAGTAGTCGATCTTTATCCTTGGGTATCAAGTATGGTGTTCATCTTGTCTTCAAATTTCATGGTGCAAGAAAAAACGTAGCTAACCGGATGTATGTGAACCTAACTTACAAAATGGGAAATGAAACTTTGCATGCATATTTTGCAACATGGAGAGAAGATGAGTGGATGAGTATTGAATTGTATCGTTTCTTGAATCATAAGGAATCAGATACTGACTTTGAGTTTCTAATAAAGAGCTTTTCACGATGCTATTGTGGAAACCGTGCAATTTATGTTGAAGGCATCGAGTTGCGAGCCATTGACAAT GAAGAAAACATCTTAACGGAAGTCCCACAAGTCCCGCAGTCAACCTTACACATGAATCAGATGCAACAGTTGCCGATTAATGATTATCCTTTGGATATTTGTAGCATATTCACTCAAACACTTTTGAAGTTGTTCAGGTGGAGGAACGAGGGGAAACAATATTACATGCTTTCAGCAAATGAGGCCTTTTGTCACTCTTTTAACGCGAAGCGTTTTCATTGGAAGTCCACAACCAAGTCAAGATTTCAAAAGGTGGCTGAGCTTTTATCAACACAAGAGTTTCTTATCAAGTGCAAGATTGAAAGTAGAATGTTGTTGCAAGATACAGAATATAGTTGTTACCTTGTGTTCAAGCTTTCGGAGAAGTGTTCTGGGTTGCATTGTCCAGTGATGGTGCGAGATCTGCATCAGCAGAAAAATAAACAGATGGTGCGAGATCTGCATCAGCAGAAAAATAAACAGAGTGAAGTTGTTTATTTTAGATCCCCGAAGCCTTGGAATATAGGTCGGGTTCCTCAAGAGAGGGAAGATGGATGGATGGAGGTTTGTGTGTGGAAATTCAAATCAAATAACGAGCTTCAAAATGATCGTAATTCTATAAATTTGGAATTTGAAAATTATGAGGGAATGATGTCCGGCCTTATTGTATGTGGCCTTGAGTTTCGCCTCATGTAA